From Melospiza melodia melodia isolate bMelMel2 chromosome 19, bMelMel2.pri, whole genome shotgun sequence, one genomic window encodes:
- the LOC134427132 gene encoding myosin-11-like, producing the protein METRRGARGLSHQGRSSRAPEVLVDNGDSMDNSIICTNIPGNILSTLTPTDEQHPFELAREATENCECMWQQFDQVEERTQRIRSQYQIIDSLLEEISSDCANFEKSKEMLLQCTGIPETGAFCLQQKNTMQQKEASSQEGEAEQQDRMEVSQEQESSSRCVEQLSQESSGQGHEVAQVGREEELLAQRADLEGRLAASEGLREDLSRQLAETRSAKESLQSRLAAAQQQISQLEISRKCVEAELQGELQAARREAQAAQRRHEEELRGLKEEMNRILEQREALQKREWTQWEEVAQQNSKLQASVNALEREKARLILSLEEKNVCLRTLEEQNLTLNNQVSQCQSALQHAEQLSSNRAGQLRELNKQIQALQDAVLQMEASQATRQKQLLKELEESHAGERSLRDSVHVLEAEVSELRVKLQRSDDKALALAIQCEAVEVELRKTQAQRDNLRAFNLELQKELEEIEQELVQAEAKHISHQIALEKEATERQEEAVALHQEVASLQKKLEKLEKERKDVLYERELYQQQMRNLEKENEMHAPEMRNHRENTQELELERDGMQEYLEHGAATLKKLRDSTQVLSAALSNSELAKGALKKHLNIVKRKTCIQAGTGIDFHSVPVSLNYSCDISHEEVSQEQESSSRCLEQLSQESSGQGHEVAQVGREEELVAQKADLEGRLAASEGLREDLSRQLAETRSAKESMQSRLCAAQQQIPPLEMSRKRVEAELQGDHQAARREVQAAQRRHNEDLQDLKEEMNLLLEQREALQKQVAELTSQLAASRECQERTVQRAQQDVREAQEESRQKLLEVEQMQKILEEAEHQKKDLQVHLEYLEREWSQWEEVAQQNSELQASVNALEREKARLILSLEEKNVCLRTLEEQNLVLKNQVSQCQSALQHAEQLFSNRAGQLLELNKQMQATLLAELEKREHQTNQEKQLLKAEVSELHVRLQSSDDKALALAIKYEAVEVELRKIQAQRDNLRACNLELRTELEEIEQELVQVEAEHISHQIALEKEATERQEEAVALHQEVAFLRTKLENLEKERKNMLGGDVSSSRAAESLLPKRLWTPQKQHQSVHRNSSTPNAGTCSRRRLHQPPFQRGHAVGTIARGLAKGFSTLGHNGFLLACQPHSNAWQLLLQPVPLTDYNGCA; encoded by the exons ATGGAGACCCGGAGG GGAGCTCGAGGGCTTTCTCACCAGGGACGTTCCTCCAGAGCCCCTGAG GTGCTGGTAGACAACGGTGACAGCATGGACAATTCCATCATCTGCACCAACATTCCTGGAAACATCCTCTCAACTCTGACACCCACTGACGAGCAGCATCCCTTTGAATTGGCTCGGGAAGCTACAGAGAACTGTGAGTGCATGTGGCAACAGTTTGACCAAGTAGAGGAGAGAACCCAGAGGATCAGAAGCCAATACCAGATCATAGACTCATTGCTAGAAGAAATTAGTAG TGACTGTGCAAACTTTGAGAAGTCCAAGGAAATGCTGCTGCAATGCACTGGAATCCCGGAGACAGGAGCCTTTTGTCTGCAGCAGAAGAACACCATGCAGCAGAAGGAAGCATCATCCCaggagggagaggcagagcagcaggacaggatggAG GTTTCCCAGGAGCAAGAGTCATCGAGCCGGTGTgtggagcagctgagccaggaATCCTCTGGCCAAGGGCATGAAGTGGCCCAGGTGGGcagagaggaggagctgctggcccagagggCTGATCTTGAGGGGCGACTGGCAGCCAGTGAGGGGCTCCGAGAAGACCTTTCCAGGCAGCTGGCAGAGACAAG GTCAGCAAAGGAGAGCCTGCAAtccaggctggctgctgctcagcagcagatatCACAGCTGGAGATAAGCAGGAAGTGTGTGGAGGCAGAGCTGCAAGGGGAGCTGCAGGCAGCTCGCAGAGAAGCCCAGGCAGCTCAGAGGAGGCATGAGGAAGAACTACGAGGCCTCAAAGAGGAAATGAATCGCATCCttgagcagagggaggctctacAAAAGAGGGAATGGACTCAATGGGAAGAAGTGGCTCAGCAAAATTCAAAATTGCAGGCTTCAGTGAATGCCCTAGAGAGGGAAAAAGCCAG GCTGATTCTGTCTCTGGAGGAAAAGAATGTGTGCCTCAGGACACTGGAAGAACAGAACCTGACACTGAACAATCAGGTATCTCAGTGTCAATCTGCTCTACAGCATGCTGAACAGCTCTCTTCAAACCGTGCTGGACAACTGCGGGAGCTCAACAAACAG ATCCAGGCCCTGCAGGATGCAGTGCTGCAGATGGAGGCTTCCCAGGCAACTCGGCAGaagcagctgctgaaggagctggaggaatcccATGCAGGAGAACGCTCTTTGAGGGACTCTGTGCACGTGCTGGAGGCTGAGGTGTCTGAGCTGCGTGTGAAGCTCCAGAGATCTGATGACAAAGCTCTTGCCTTGGCCATACAGTGTGAGGCTGTGGAGGTGGAGCTGAGGAAAACACAAGCTCAGAGAGACAACCTCAGAGCCTTCAAcctggagctgcagaaggagTTGGAGGAAATTGAGCAAG AGTTGGTGCAGGCAGAAGCCAAGCACATCTCTCACCAAATTGCCCTGGAGAAAGAGGCCACTGAAAGGCAGGAAGAGGCTGTGGCTCTCCATCAGGAGGTGGCATCACTGCAGAAGAAATTGGAaaagctggagaaggaaaggaaagatgtGCTG TATGAACGGGAATTGtaccagcagcagatgagaaatcTGGAAAAGGAGAATGAAATGCATGCACCTGAGATGAGAAATCACAGGGAAAATACTCAAGAATTGGAATTGGAGAGGGACGGCATGCAGGAATATTTGGAGCATGGGGCTGCTACTTTGAAGAAATTGAGGGACAGCACTCAGGTTCTGAGTGCTGCACTGAGCAACAGTGAACTTGCCAAAGGGGCTCTGAAGAAACACTTGAACATCGTGAAGCGAAAGACTTGTATCCAGGCAGGCACTGGCATTGACTTTCATTCTGTTCCAGTGTCCCTGAATTATTCCTGTGATATTTCCCATGAGGAG GTTTCCCAGGAGCAAGAGTCATCGAGCCGGTgtctggagcagctgagccaggaATCCTCTGGCCAAGGGCATGAAGTGGCCCAGGTGGGCAGAGAGGAGGAGCTGGTGGCCCAGAAGGCTGATCTTGAGGGGCGACTGGCAGCCAGTGAGGGGCTCCGAGAAGACCTTTCCAGGCAGCTGGCAGAGACCAG GTCAGCAAAGGAGAGCATGCAATCCAGGCtgtgtgctgctcagcagcagataCCACCGCTGGAGATGAGCAGGAAGCGTGTGGAGGCAGAGCTGCAAGGGGACCATCAGGCAGCTCGCAGAGAAGTCCAGGCAGCTCAGAGGAGGCACAATGAAGATCTACAAGACCTCAAAGAGGAAATGAATCTCCTCCttgagcagagggaggctctacAAAAGCAG GTGGCAGAGTTGACATCTCAGCTGGCAGCCTCCCGAGAGTGCCAGGAAAGGACTGTGCAGAGAGCCCAGCAAGATGTGAGGGAGGCCCAGGAAGAGTCCAGGCAGAAGCTGCTGGAGGTTGAGCAGATGCAGAAGATACTGGAGGAGGCAGAACATCAGAAAAAGGATCTTCAGGTGCATCTGGAGTATTTGGAGAGGGAATGGAGTCAATGGGAAGAAGTGGCTCAGCAAAATTCAGAATTGCAGGCCTCTGTCAATGCCCTAGAGAGGGAAAAAGCCAG GCTGATTCTGTCTCTGGAGGAAAAGAATGTGTGCCTCAGGACACTGGAAGAACAGAACTTGGTGCTGAAAAATCAGGTGTCTCAGTGTCAATCTGCTCTACAGCATGCTGAACAGCTCTTTTCAAACCGCGCTGGACAACTGCTGGAGCTCAACAAACAG ATGCAGGCCACGCTGCTGGCAGAGCTAGAGAAGAGAGAGCACCAGACAAATCAagagaagcagctgctgaagGCTGAGGTGTCTGAGCTGCATGTGAGGCTCCAGAGCTCTGATGACAAAGCTCTTGCCTTGGCCATAAAGTATGAGGCTGTGGAGGTGGAGCTGAGGAAAATACAAGCTCAGAGAGACAACCTCAGAGCCTGCAACCTGGAGCTGCGGACGGAGTTGGAGGAAATTGAGCAAG AGTTGGTGCAGGTAGAAGCCGAGCACATCTCTCACCAAATTGCCCTGGAGAAAGAGGCCACTGAAAGGCAGGAAGAGGCTGTGGCTCTCCATCAGGAGGTGGCATTTCTGAGGACGAAATTGGAAAAcctggagaaggaaaggaagaataTGCTG